From a single Rutidosis leptorrhynchoides isolate AG116_Rl617_1_P2 chromosome 5, CSIRO_AGI_Rlap_v1, whole genome shotgun sequence genomic region:
- the LOC139847934 gene encoding protein PHLOEM PROTEIN 2-LIKE A10-like, with protein MDLNHVHTSLNYTRKNKKWILLIAALGFSTYGAIRVYNSPSVVRKRERFFKVFSAFSSIAELLGDSAETIGIISKDLKVFIQSDSDEIPNSLRQLSKITTSDEVSESIVSVTRSLTVGILRGYTRVGAKKGDSGNSFADKALDRLFSAAGTGFVSVVVGSFAKNMVMAFYTSAEVEMNGSTSSVQDWVDVITEEKCKGLIGDCIQQFVSTLVTVYLDKTMDVNPFDQMFSGMTNPKHDRKVTELLTTFCNGAIETLVKTSHQVLTNPNGNNGKELILNELKSRKSESNGIVSRISSTLAVPSNRRLVLDVTGKVTFATVRSFLDFFLDQLSTGVKRKVDGVHEDAIEKGREVYRYVSTKSYTVMTICLTVWLHVLSSPWSFASVQNSLA; from the coding sequence ATGGATTTAAATCATGTGCATACGAGCTTGAATTACACTCGAAAGAATAAGAAATGGATCCTTCTCATTGCAGCGTTAGGGTTTTCAACTTATGGTGCAATTAGGGTTTATAATTCACCTTCTGTGGTCAGAAAGAGGGAAAGATTCTTCAAAGTATTCAGCGCGTTCTCTTCGATTGCTGAGTTACTAGGTGATTCTGCTGAGACGATTGGTATCATTTCAAAGGATTTGAAAGTTTTTATACAATCTGATTCTGATGAAATTCCGAATAGTTTGAGACAATTGTCGAAGATTACGACATCCGATGAGGTTTCAGAGTCTATTGTTAGTGTTACGAGATCTTTAACTGTTGGAATTTTGCGAGGGTATACTAGGGTTGGGGCGAAAAAAGGCGATTCGGGTAACAGTTTTGCAGATAAAGCTTTGGATAGGCTGTTTTCTGCAGCTGGAACTGGTTTTGTTTCTGTCGTTGTAGGGAGTTTTGCTAAGAATATGGTTATGGCGTTTTATACGAGTGCAGAGGTTGAAATGAATGGTTCGACGAGCTCGGTTCAGGATTGGGTAGACGTAATAACCGAAGAGAAATGCAAGGGATTAATTGGAGATTGTATACAGCAGTTTGTGAGCACATTAGTTACTGTTTATCTTGACAAAACTATGGATGTTAACCCTTTTGATCAGATGTTTTCAGGTATGACTAACCCTAAACATGATCGAAAAGTAACTGAATTGTTAACTACTTTTTGCAACGGTGCTATTGAGACTCTTGTTAAAACATCCCACCAGGTTCTTACAAATCCTAATGGTAATAATGGTAAAGAATTGATTTTGAATGAATTGAAATCAAGAAAAAGTGAGAGTAATGGTATTGTGAGTAGGATTTCGTCTACGTTAGCTGTTCCTAGTAACAGAAGGCTTGTTCTTGATGTGACTGGGAAGGTAACGTTTGCGACTGTAAGATCTTTTTTGGACTTTTTTTTGGATCAGTTATCGACGGGAGTAAAAAGAAAGGTTGATGGGGTTCATGAAGATGCGATTGAAAAAGGGCGTGAAGTTTATAGGTATGTGAGTACAAAATCTTATACTGTTATGACTATATGTCTTACGGTGTGGTTGCACGTATTAAGCAGTCCATGGAGTTTTGCATCCGTACAAAATTCTCTAGCCTGA